A stretch of Lathyrus oleraceus cultivar Zhongwan6 chromosome 6, CAAS_Psat_ZW6_1.0, whole genome shotgun sequence DNA encodes these proteins:
- the LOC127093744 gene encoding protein MAIN-LIKE 1: MESWVSRSGLSSLQRTSLNKIDTNLVSAFVERWHLETSSFHMLFGEMSITLDDVSCLLHLPIRGIFWSPQDVTEEVAVELAVDYLGVSQGEA, encoded by the coding sequence atggagagttgggtatctagatctGGTTTATCTTCACTTCAAAGAACTagtctgaacaagatagacacaaatcttgtctctgcatttgtggaaagatggcatctagagacatcttcatttcacatgttgtttggtgaaatgagcattactttggatgatgtctcatgtctgcttcacttgcccatcaggggtatcttctggagtcctcaggatgtCACGGAAGAGGTAGCTGTTGAACTTGCTGTTGACTACTTAGGAGTGTCACAGGGTGAGGCATAG